The Diospyros lotus cultivar Yz01 chromosome 15, ASM1463336v1, whole genome shotgun sequence genome has a window encoding:
- the LOC127792275 gene encoding UDP-glycosyltransferase 82A1, with the protein MKFPTTAKPPGVFLMVPYPAQGHVTPMLQLAAAMLRLGFRPVVVLPDFIHRKIAPKIDPNDGICCVSLPDGFDAADHAPPDFLAIEACMESTMPAHFGRLIEKFLEEEEEDGRVIACVVVDLLASWAIEVANQFPGVNVAGFWPAMLSTYRLIAAVPGMISSGIISDNGSPLLQGLVTTAAGQPLVNTEELPWLIGAPAARISRFKFWSRTLDRSRSIRWLLVNSFPDEESHNPKVENQNRHNIHLDLVVFPVGPLSLVGASPTKKMTLWEEDASCLEWLDQQSVGSVVYISFGSWVSPIGEGKIRTLALALEASRRPFLWVLGLSWREGLPAGYLERVSKLGKVVTWAPQMEILQHKAVGCYLTHCGWNSTMEAVQCRKPLLCWPVAGDQFLNCAYIVKEWGIGVRLRGFGERELEEGLSRVMMDDGKMKETMSRMKERVMGKDAISSMRINLTDFIDNLHNLRQG; encoded by the exons ATGAAGTTCCCGACTACGGCCAAACCCCCCGGCGTCTTCCTCATGGTTCCGTATCCCGCCCAGGGCCACGTCACCCCCATGCTCCAGCTGGCCGCCGCCATGCTCCGCCTGGGCTTCCGGCCAGTGGTGGTCCTCCCCGACTTCATCCACCGGAAAATCGCCCCTAAAATCGACCCTAACGACGGGATTTGCTGCGTCTCCCTCCCTGACGGCTTCGACGCCGCCGACCACGCCCCGCCGGATTTCCTGGCCATCGAGGCGTGCATGGAGAGCACCATGCCGGCTCATTTCGGGAGGCTGATCGAGAAGTTtctggaggaggaggaggaggacggCCGCGTGATTGCTTGCGTTGTGGTTGATTTGCTGGCTTCGTGGGCTATCGAAGTTGCGAATCAGTTTCCCGGCGTCAACGTCGCCGGTTTTTGGCCCGCCATGCTCTCTACTTATCGCTTGATCGCCGCCGTTCCCGGCATGATCTCCTCCGGCATCATCTCCGACAACG GCAGTCCTCTTCTCCAAGGATTGGTAACCACGGCAGCTGGTCAACCGCTGGTGAATACCGAAGAATTGCCATGGCTGATCGGAGCTCCCGCCGCCCGAATTTCAAGATTCAAGTTCTGGAGCAGGACTCTAGACCGATCCAGGTCCATCAGGTGGCTCCTCGTCAATTCATTCCCAGATGAAGAATCCCACAATCCCAAGGTTGAAAACCAGAACCGACACAATATTCATCTTGATCTCGTCGTCTTTCCGGTCGGACCTTTGAGTTTGGTGGGTGCATCGCCGACCAAGAAGATGACCCTATGGGAAGAGGATGCAAGCTGCCTGGAATGGCTGGACCAGCAAAGCGTGGGCTCCGTCGTTTACATCTCATTCGGAAGCTGGGTTAGCCCCATTGGAGAAGGAAAGATCAGGACCCTAGCTTTAGCACTGGAGGCCTCCCGCCGGCCATTTCTCTGGGTTCTAGGGCTTTCCTGGCGAGAGGGGCTTCCGGCGGGATACTTGGAGAGAGTGTCGAAGCTAGGGAAAGTAGTGACATGGGCGCCGCAAATGGAGATTCTCCAACATAAGGCGGTGGGGTGTTACCTTACACACTGCGGCTGGAACTCGACGATGGAGGCGGTGCAGTGTCGGAAGCCGCTTCTATGCTGGCCGGTGGCCGGCGACCAGTTCCTGAACTGCGCCTACATTGTGAAGGAGTGGGGAATTGGAGTGAGGCTGAGAGGGTTTGGGGAGAGAGAGTTGGAAGAAGGATTGAGCAGAGTGATGATGGACGATGGGAAGATGAAGGAGACAATGAGCAGAATGAAGGAGAGGGTAATGGGGAAGGACGCCATCTCAAGCATGCGTATAAATCTCACAGACTTCATTGACAACCTCCACAACCTCAGACAAGGATGA